TCCGGCACGCTCGCCTTCTTTGTCGCTTTAGTCCGCTTTTGCGCGATTTTCCTGGATGCCGCCGGGGCTTGTTCGCCCACAGCGGAATTCTGCTCCCCGGACACGTTCCCGGACACTCTCCCGGCCCCCTCGGTGTGCGCTCTCACCGGCGAATTGGACACCCGGCCAGCCTAAGCGGAGCCACCGACATCCGCCCTGGGCACGGGTGATGTGGACCCAATCGGGCCCCTGACGTACGGACACGCGTATCAGTACGTCAAACTTGTTGTGATTGATCGCACGGCAAATAACCTGCGGGGGCCGGACGCCCCCGGGGCCGCGTCCCACAGCGTCCCCCGGAAGAGCACCCCACAGTCCGGCATCATGGGGACCAACGTCCCTGAGCAGGTCGACATAGGAGTGAACTCGTGGACGACGTTCTGCGGCGCGCCCCGCTCTTCGCGGCGCTCGATGACGAGCAGGCCGCGGAGCTCCGCGCCTCGATGAGTGAGGTGACGCTCGCCCGCGGCGACGCGCTCTTCCACGAAGGCGACCCGGGCGACCGGCTCTACGTGGTCACCGAAGGCAAGGTCAAGCTCCACCGCACGTCCCCCGACGGCCGCGAGAACATGCTCGCCGTCCTCGGCCCGGGCGAGCTGATCGGCGAGCTGTCCCTGTTCGACCCGGGTCCGCGTACGGCCACGGCGACCGCGCTGACCGAGGTGAAGCTGCTCGGCCTGGGCCACGGCGACCTCCAGCCCTGGCTGAACGCCCGCCCCGAGGTGGCGTCGGCCCTGCTGCGCGCCGTCGCCCGCCGCCTGCGCAAGACCAACGACCAGATGTCCGACCTGGTCTTCTCCGACGTGCCGGGCCGTGTCGCCCGGGCGCTCCTCGACCTGTCGCGCCGCTTCGGCGTCCAGTCGGAGGAGGGCATCCACGTGGTGCACGACCTCACCCAGGAGGAGCTGGCCCAGCTCGTCGGCGCGTCCCGCGAGACCGTCAACAAGGCGCTGGCCGACTTCGCGGGCCGCGGCTGGCTGCGCCTGGAGGCGCGCGCCGTGATCCTGCTGGACGTCGAGCGCCTGGCGAAGCGCTCCCGCTGAGCCACGTGCTCCCGCGCCGAGCCACACGCCGGTCTTCCAGCGCTCCCGCCGACCTCCTGTAGCGCGTACGTGCGCGAAGGGCCGCCCCGCAGCGACTGCGGGGCGGCCCTTCGCGCACGTACGGCCCAAGGGCCGCGCGTCAGTTCTTCTTGCCGTC
This genomic window from Streptomyces thermolilacinus SPC6 contains:
- a CDS encoding Crp/Fnr family transcriptional regulator — encoded protein: MDDVLRRAPLFAALDDEQAAELRASMSEVTLARGDALFHEGDPGDRLYVVTEGKVKLHRTSPDGRENMLAVLGPGELIGELSLFDPGPRTATATALTEVKLLGLGHGDLQPWLNARPEVASALLRAVARRLRKTNDQMSDLVFSDVPGRVARALLDLSRRFGVQSEEGIHVVHDLTQEELAQLVGASRETVNKALADFAGRGWLRLEARAVILLDVERLAKRSR